TGTATGTGGATGAGTATTTCTGGATTCCGCGCTTTCTGGAGCTGCGCAAGCTGGCCAGCGGCATGGCCAGCCAGAAGATGTACCGCCAGACCTATTTTTCCACGCCGTCCGCCATGTCCCATGAAGGGTTCAAGGTGTGGACCGGCGAGCATTTCAACCGCGGTCGGCCCAAGGCGGAACACATCAAGCTCGACGTGTCGGCCCAGGCACTGGCCGGCGGCGTGCGCGGCCCGGATGGCCGCTGGCGACAGATCGTCACCATCATCGACGCGCTGGCCGGCGGCTGCGATCTGTTCGACATCGACCAGCTGCGGCTGGAGTACAGCCCGGAAGAGTTTCTGCAACTGTTCATGTGCCAGTTCATCGACGACGGCGCCAGCGTGTTTTCGTTTGCCGCGCTGCAACGGGCGATGGTGGATGCCTGGGCCGAGTGGGACGATTTCAAGCCCTTCGCCGCGCGGCCGTTCGGCCATCGTCCGGTATGGCTGGGCTATGACCCTAGCCATACCGGCGACAGCGCGGCGCTGGTGGTGCTGGCGCCGCCGGCGGTGCCGGGCGGCAAGTTCCGCATCTTGGAGCGGGCGCAGTTCAAGGGCATGGATTTTGCCAAGCAGGCTGATTTCATCCGCCAACAAACCCTGCGCTACAACGTGGAATACATCGGCATCGACACGTCCGGCCTGGGGACGGGCGTCTATCAGCTGGTGAAGCAATTCCGCCCAGACGCGGTGGCGATCAGCTACAGCGTGGAGGTGAAAACCCGTCTGGTGCTGAAGGCGCTGGATGTGATCAACAGCGGCCGGCTGGAGTTCGACGCCAGCCACAACGACATCGCCGCCGCCTTCCTGTCGATCAAGAAAACCAGCACGCCGAGCGGGCGCGGCGTCACCTTCGCCGCCGGCCGCTCCGAAGAAACCAGCCACGCCGACTTGGCGTGGGCCACCATGCACGCTCTGGCGCACGAGCCGCTTGAGGGCGCGACTTCTACCAATTCCAGTTTCATGGAGATTTTCGGATGAACAAACCTCGCCGCAGCCATAACCATCCCCACGCCCCGGCGACGCCGGCGGCGCCATCCGCGCCGGCCAGCACGCCGCTGGCGTTTTCCTTCGGCGAGCCGGTGCCGGTGCTGGACCGGCGCGAACTGATGGACTATCTGCAATGCGTGGACAATGGCCGCTGGTATGAGCCGCCAGTCAGTTGGGACGGCCTGGCGCGCAGCCTGCGCGCCAACGTCCATCACGCCAGCGCCTTGACGGTAAAGCGCAATGTGCTGGTCAGCACCTTTAAGCCGCATCGGCTGCTGAGCCGGTCGGCGTTCAGCGCCTGGCTGATGGATTATCTGGTGTTCGGCAATGCCTACCTGCAAGCCATCACCAACCGGCTGGGCGGCGTCATGGAGCTGAAGCCGGCGCGCGCCAAGTATGTGCGCCGCGCCAAAGACCTGGCCGGGTTCTGGTGGGTGCCGGGTTTCGACCAAGAGCAGCTGCTGGCCGGCCACGTGCTGCATTTGATGGACGCGGACATCAATCAGGAGGTGTACGGCCTGCCGGAATACCTGGCTGCGCTGCAATCGGCCTGGCTCAACGAGTCCGCCACGCTGTTCCGCCGCAAGTATTACCTCAACGGCTCGCACGCCGGCTTCATCCTCTACATGACCGACGCCGCCAACAATGAGCAGGACATCGACAACCTGCGCAAGGCGCTGCGCGACAGCAAGGGGCCAGGCAATTTCAAGAATCTGTTTATGTACGCGCCGAACGGCAAGAAAGACGGGCTGCAGCTGCTCCCCATCAGCGAAGTGACGGCCAAGGATGAATTCCTCAACATCAAGAACGTGACCCGCGACGATGTGTTGGCCGCGCACCGGGTGCCGCCGCAGCTGCTGGGCGTGATTCCCGGCAACGCCGGCGGCTTCGGCGACGCGCCCAAGGCGGCCGGTGTGTTCTACGAAAACGAGATCAAGCCGCTACAGCTGCGATTGCAGGAGGTCAACGACTGGCTGGAGGAGGAGGTGATCCAGTTTGGGGAGTATGCGTTGGCAGCAGTTGCATAATGTATAAGCCCAGCTATTGTTGTAATGTCATTTTTATGCCATGGGGCTGATATGTTCGGAACGACTAGACCGTCACCTGCTCCTCAGGAGGAGTTGGACTCTGCTTGGCAATTTTTCTGCGACCATCCCGACGAGCAAGAATACCCTCAGCGTGGTAATCCTGAGCACCCTATAACTGAACACAGTTATAGCCAATCAGACCGTCGGGAGGATGGATTCCACT
The Chromobacterium sp. IIBBL 290-4 DNA segment above includes these coding regions:
- a CDS encoding terminase ATPase subunit family protein, whose protein sequence is MDTQALISEMDLDPRRLARALYWQGWRVARIAEHVGVKPATVHSWKRRDAWDDSDPADRIASTIETRMQQLILKEDKEGKDFKEIDLLGRQVERLARVGKYSQTGKESDLNPNIANRNAAPKRQPERNPITDEHQAQLVAAFLDGMFDYQKHWYRAGQQERIRDILKSRQIGATYYFAHEALITALETGRNQIFLSASKAQAFQFRSYICDFVKNVTGVELKGEVIKLPNGAELSFLGTNSRTAQGRHGDLYVDEYFWIPRFLELRKLASGMASQKMYRQTYFSTPSAMSHEGFKVWTGEHFNRGRPKAEHIKLDVSAQALAGGVRGPDGRWRQIVTIIDALAGGCDLFDIDQLRLEYSPEEFLQLFMCQFIDDGASVFSFAALQRAMVDAWAEWDDFKPFAARPFGHRPVWLGYDPSHTGDSAALVVLAPPAVPGGKFRILERAQFKGMDFAKQADFIRQQTLRYNVEYIGIDTSGLGTGVYQLVKQFRPDAVAISYSVEVKTRLVLKALDVINSGRLEFDASHNDIAAAFLSIKKTSTPSGRGVTFAAGRSEETSHADLAWATMHALAHEPLEGATSTNSSFMEIFG
- a CDS encoding phage portal protein — protein: MNKPRRSHNHPHAPATPAAPSAPASTPLAFSFGEPVPVLDRRELMDYLQCVDNGRWYEPPVSWDGLARSLRANVHHASALTVKRNVLVSTFKPHRLLSRSAFSAWLMDYLVFGNAYLQAITNRLGGVMELKPARAKYVRRAKDLAGFWWVPGFDQEQLLAGHVLHLMDADINQEVYGLPEYLAALQSAWLNESATLFRRKYYLNGSHAGFILYMTDAANNEQDIDNLRKALRDSKGPGNFKNLFMYAPNGKKDGLQLLPISEVTAKDEFLNIKNVTRDDVLAAHRVPPQLLGVIPGNAGGFGDAPKAAGVFYENEIKPLQLRLQEVNDWLEEEVIQFGEYALAAVA